A section of the Chryseobacterium scophthalmum genome encodes:
- a CDS encoding HAD family hydrolase, giving the protein MKTDIDIHRHDHFSFDLWLTLIKSHPEFKAKRVELFSSFFNVEKPIGEVAKAVKYYDDLCNNINEVIGGNVDTFEIYLLILNSLNVDIKQLNQDNLNEFYQKSEDLFLEYKPIVIFEELHNFFDEIKNQGKTINILSNTGFIKGKTMRKFLMNENLDQYIDFHIYSDEIKCSKPNPLVFQEVKNQIGNQELQMEQILHIGDNPIADYKGAKDFGFSAHLLKHQI; this is encoded by the coding sequence TTGAAAACAGATATCGACATTCACAGGCATGATCATTTTTCGTTTGATCTGTGGCTTACTTTAATAAAATCTCACCCTGAATTTAAAGCAAAAAGAGTTGAGCTTTTTTCTTCGTTTTTTAATGTGGAAAAGCCCATCGGTGAAGTTGCAAAAGCGGTGAAATATTATGATGATCTCTGCAATAATATTAATGAAGTAATTGGTGGGAATGTAGATACTTTTGAGATTTATTTATTGATTTTAAATTCATTGAATGTCGATATAAAGCAGTTGAATCAGGATAATCTTAATGAGTTTTACCAGAAAAGTGAAGATTTGTTTTTAGAATATAAACCCATTGTGATTTTTGAAGAACTGCACAATTTTTTTGATGAAATTAAAAATCAGGGAAAAACAATCAATATTCTGAGCAATACAGGCTTTATTAAAGGGAAAACCATGCGAAAGTTTTTGATGAACGAAAATCTTGATCAATACATCGATTTTCATATTTATTCTGACGAAATTAAATGTTCTAAACCCAATCCTTTGGTTTTTCAGGAAGTGAAAAATCAGATCGGAAATCAGGAACTTCAAATGGAGCAGATTTTGCATATTGGCGATAATCCGATTGCTGATTATAAAGGCGCAAAAGATTTCGGATTCAGTGCACACCTACTCAAACACCAAATATAA
- the fusA gene encoding elongation factor G produces MKYNTRNIGIIAHVDAGKTTLTERLLYYTGMIHKIGNVDDGNTTMDKDIQEKNRGITISSAAISTQWKKDQNVFNINIIDTPGHIDFAVEVERSLRVLDSVVAVFCASSGVQPQTENVWFQAEKHGISKICFINKMDRIGADFFAVLNEIRTKLNAFPLALQVPIGSEDNFEGVIDLIKQKALYWIDENGETIIEKEIPENYKAEANEFRIKLMETLAEFDEIFFEKFMDSETHISEEMIIEAIQRTCQSRSLVPVLCGSAFKNKGVQPLLDAIVNYLPAPNQLPSIKGKDAKTEETIKLERTEEETFSGLVFKVVIDKHIGKLAMLRIYSGKINSGDTVLNVRTGENFRISRILQMQSDKTLTIEEGKSGDIVALTGIKDAKTGDSLSSVERPVLLESITIPAPVIRVSIEAKTNADEKSFGLVLAKIQEEDPSLVVERDKQTGETLLSGLGELHLEVTLEKIRLNHGIEINQGKPKVSYREILTETRRHREKLSKQNGGSGQFADITFEIGPREDNEIGLEFINQIKGGVIPNEFIPSIEKGFTEAMENGALSGNPLESMKITLLDGSAHSNDSHALDFEIAARDGFREVVKQCKPKLLEPIMQVEIQSIEEYTGVVTADINKRRGMITSIDEKSGRKIFAAEVPLASTFGYISDLRTLTSGRASISMKLSHYALVPDFIANTLIT; encoded by the coding sequence ATGAAATACAACACACGAAATATAGGAATAATAGCACACGTCGACGCCGGAAAAACCACACTCACGGAAAGGTTGCTTTATTACACAGGAATGATCCATAAAATCGGAAACGTAGACGATGGAAATACCACGATGGATAAAGATATTCAGGAGAAAAATCGAGGAATTACCATTTCATCTGCAGCGATTTCCACACAATGGAAAAAAGATCAGAATGTTTTTAATATCAACATTATTGACACTCCAGGCCACATTGATTTTGCAGTGGAAGTTGAACGTTCTTTACGAGTTTTAGACAGTGTTGTTGCCGTTTTCTGCGCTTCTTCGGGAGTTCAGCCACAAACGGAAAACGTTTGGTTTCAAGCCGAAAAACATGGAATTTCAAAAATCTGTTTCATTAATAAAATGGACAGAATCGGAGCTGATTTCTTTGCTGTTTTAAATGAAATCAGAACAAAATTGAATGCATTTCCTTTAGCTTTGCAAGTTCCGATTGGTTCTGAAGACAATTTTGAAGGAGTCATTGATTTGATTAAACAAAAAGCGTTGTATTGGATCGATGAAAACGGCGAAACGATTATTGAAAAGGAAATTCCTGAAAACTATAAAGCAGAAGCAAATGAATTCAGAATAAAATTAATGGAAACATTAGCCGAATTTGATGAAATTTTCTTTGAAAAATTTATGGATTCCGAAACTCATATTTCTGAGGAAATGATTATTGAAGCGATACAAAGAACTTGTCAGTCAAGGAGTTTAGTTCCTGTTTTATGCGGTTCTGCATTTAAAAATAAAGGTGTTCAACCTTTACTTGATGCAATTGTCAATTATCTTCCAGCTCCGAATCAATTGCCTTCTATTAAAGGGAAAGATGCGAAAACGGAAGAAACAATCAAACTTGAAAGAACTGAGGAAGAAACTTTCTCCGGATTGGTTTTCAAGGTTGTGATTGATAAACATATAGGAAAACTGGCAATGTTGAGAATTTATTCTGGAAAAATCAATTCTGGAGACACTGTTTTGAATGTGAGAACTGGTGAAAACTTCAGAATTTCGAGGATTTTACAGATGCAGTCGGACAAAACGTTAACCATCGAAGAAGGAAAATCGGGAGACATCGTTGCTTTAACAGGAATAAAAGATGCGAAAACAGGAGATTCTTTATCATCTGTTGAAAGACCTGTTTTGCTTGAATCGATCACGATTCCTGCTCCAGTTATCCGGGTTTCAATTGAGGCTAAAACGAATGCTGATGAAAAATCTTTCGGTTTGGTTTTAGCGAAAATTCAGGAAGAAGATCCTTCGTTGGTTGTTGAAAGAGACAAACAAACGGGAGAAACTTTATTGAGTGGTTTGGGAGAATTGCATCTTGAAGTTACTTTAGAAAAAATCCGATTAAATCATGGAATTGAAATTAATCAGGGAAAACCTAAAGTTTCTTATCGAGAAATTTTAACTGAGACCAGAAGACACAGAGAGAAACTTTCAAAACAAAACGGTGGAAGCGGACAATTTGCTGACATCACTTTTGAAATCGGACCTCGTGAAGACAACGAAATCGGTTTGGAATTTATTAATCAAATTAAAGGTGGTGTGATTCCGAATGAGTTTATCCCTTCGATTGAAAAAGGTTTCACAGAAGCGATGGAAAACGGAGCTTTGAGCGGAAATCCTCTGGAAAGTATGAAAATTACACTTTTGGATGGATCCGCTCACAGTAATGATTCTCATGCTTTAGATTTTGAAATTGCTGCAAGAGACGGTTTCAGAGAAGTTGTAAAACAATGTAAACCGAAATTATTGGAACCGATCATGCAGGTTGAAATTCAAAGCATTGAAGAATATACCGGAGTAGTGACTGCCGATATCAACAAACGAAGAGGAATGATCACTTCAATTGATGAAAAATCAGGAAGAAAAATCTTCGCAGCGGAAGTTCCTTTAGCTTCAACTTTCGGATATATTTCTGATCTGAGAACGTTGACAAGCGGTAGAGCTTCGATCAGCATGAAATTGTCACACTATGCTTTGGTGCCTGATTTCATTGCAAATACATTAATAACCTAA
- a CDS encoding SulP family inorganic anion transporter: MQSLALFDFSKKINLKNEILAGFTVAMTMIPESLSFAILAGLSPLTGLYAAFIMGLVTAVLGGRPGMVSGGAGATIVVLIALIKSHGVEYLFATVVLAGILQLLVGVFKLGKFVRLIPQPVMYGFLNGLAVIIFMAQVEQFKIVDANGVVGWLQGSSLYVMLGLTALTIAVVYFFPKITKVVPASLVAILIVFGIVLGFGINTKTVADIAHISGSLPSFHIPKLPFSLETLQIIFPYAMIMAGVGLIESLLTLSMVDEITNSKGSANKESVAQGLANITNGFFGGMGGCAMVAQTLVNLNAGSRARLSGIIASITILIIILVGAPFIEKIPMAALVGVMMMVAISTFQWVSIQIVNKMPKSDIFVGITVALITIVLHNLALAVLVGVVISALVFAWDNAKRIRARKFTDENGVKHYEILGPLFFGSVTAFTDKFEPDNDPEQVVIDFKESRIVDMSAIDALDKLSKKYAQQNKKIHLKHLSEDCQKMLKNAEAVIEVNIQDDPTYKVMPEK, encoded by the coding sequence ATGCAGTCTCTTGCCTTATTTGATTTCTCAAAAAAAATAAATCTTAAAAATGAAATCTTAGCTGGTTTTACTGTTGCAATGACTATGATTCCTGAATCACTTTCATTTGCAATTTTGGCGGGACTTTCTCCACTAACCGGATTATACGCTGCTTTCATTATGGGTTTAGTTACTGCTGTTTTAGGCGGTCGTCCCGGAATGGTTTCTGGTGGAGCTGGAGCAACAATTGTTGTTTTGATTGCATTAATAAAATCTCATGGAGTAGAATATCTCTTTGCAACGGTAGTTCTTGCAGGAATTTTACAGCTATTGGTCGGGGTTTTCAAACTCGGGAAATTTGTAAGGTTAATTCCTCAACCTGTAATGTACGGTTTTTTAAATGGTTTGGCGGTCATTATTTTTATGGCGCAAGTAGAGCAATTTAAAATTGTTGATGCAAATGGAGTAGTGGGCTGGTTGCAAGGTTCTTCATTGTATGTAATGTTGGGTTTAACGGCTTTAACAATTGCTGTTGTTTATTTCTTTCCAAAAATCACAAAAGTAGTTCCGGCTTCTTTGGTTGCTATATTAATTGTCTTTGGAATTGTTTTAGGCTTTGGAATTAATACAAAAACGGTTGCTGACATTGCTCATATTAGCGGTAGTTTGCCGAGCTTTCATATTCCTAAGCTTCCTTTTTCATTAGAAACTTTACAGATTATTTTCCCTTATGCTATGATTATGGCAGGTGTTGGATTGATCGAATCACTCTTAACTTTATCAATGGTTGACGAAATTACCAATTCAAAAGGAAGTGCAAATAAAGAATCTGTTGCTCAAGGTTTAGCAAATATTACCAACGGATTCTTCGGCGGAATGGGTGGTTGTGCGATGGTTGCACAGACTTTAGTCAACTTAAATGCAGGTTCAAGAGCTAGACTTTCAGGAATTATTGCTTCAATCACAATCTTAATTATCATTCTTGTAGGAGCTCCGTTTATTGAAAAAATCCCAATGGCGGCTTTGGTAGGTGTAATGATGATGGTTGCAATCAGTACTTTTCAGTGGGTTTCAATCCAGATTGTGAACAAAATGCCTAAATCTGATATTTTTGTTGGAATTACAGTGGCTTTAATTACGATTGTTCTTCACAATTTGGCATTGGCTGTTTTGGTAGGAGTTGTTATTTCTGCATTGGTTTTTGCTTGGGATAATGCCAAAAGAATTCGTGCAAGAAAATTTACTGATGAAAACGGAGTTAAACATTACGAAATTTTAGGACCCTTATTCTTCGGTTCTGTTACAGCTTTTACAGATAAGTTTGAACCGGATAACGATCCCGAACAAGTTGTTATTGATTTCAAAGAAAGCCGAATTGTTGACATGAGCGCAATCGATGCTTTAGATAAATTATCAAAAAAATACGCTCAACAAAATAAAAAAATACATTTAAAACATCTCAGCGAAGACTGCCAAAAAATGTTGAAAAACGCAGAAGCTGTTATCGAAGTAAATATTCAGGACGATCCAACGTATAAAGTGATGCCTGAAAAGTAG